Proteins encoded in a region of the Paenibacillus pedocola genome:
- a CDS encoding CidB/LrgB family autolysis modulator: MITGMLLLGLTLLVYLLAKRIYTSSGKMYFSPLIITPLIIISILLVTGIPYDSYNAGGQWLTKLLQPATIAFAIPLHKNFKVLKKHAAEIAAGVLSGTVIAVLSSMLLAKWLHLSGELATSLVPRSVTTPIAMSISQSIGGVPSITAVFVILTGVLGTMMGPSVLRLFRIDNEIARGVSLGTAAHGTGTSKAFEFSSLTGTISSIAMILTALFSIGLAPALLTVFLH, from the coding sequence ATGATTACAGGAATGCTTCTGCTCGGCCTCACGCTGCTGGTCTATCTGCTGGCGAAACGGATCTATACTTCCAGCGGCAAAATGTATTTCTCTCCGCTCATCATCACCCCGCTGATTATTATCAGCATTCTGCTGGTGACGGGAATTCCTTATGACTCTTACAATGCGGGGGGCCAATGGCTGACTAAGCTGCTGCAGCCGGCGACTATCGCCTTTGCGATCCCACTACATAAAAACTTCAAGGTGCTCAAAAAGCACGCCGCCGAAATTGCGGCTGGCGTGCTGTCAGGTACGGTAATTGCCGTTCTTTCTTCCATGCTGCTGGCCAAATGGCTGCATTTAAGCGGTGAACTGGCTACCAGTCTTGTGCCCCGGTCGGTAACTACCCCGATCGCCATGAGCATCTCGCAAAGCATCGGCGGCGTCCCGAGCATCACGGCTGTTTTTGTCATCCTGACCGGTGTACTGGGAACGATGATGGGACCTTCCGTACTGCGCCTCTTCCGCATTGACAATGAAATTGCGCGCGGTGTATCGCTGGGAACCGCTGCGCACGGTACCGGTACCTCCAAGGCCTTCGAGTTCAGCTCTCTGACCGGTACCATCTCAAGTATCGCTATGATTCTGACAGCGCTGTTCTCCATTGGCCTTGCGCCTGCGCTGCTCACTGTTTTCCTCCACTAG
- a CDS encoding MarR family winged helix-turn-helix transcriptional regulator → MPQQIDPLVESLGLSMWRVQRRITSQMSLHKEMGLTVPQFHLLHIIAQEKQARVIQLAEKLEVKSSAVTVMLDRLELLELTARVPDENDRRAVSVTLTTKGEELLKEAQYRSLLLLTEHLSILKPEELKNFAEYYMLLEKQER, encoded by the coding sequence ATGCCGCAGCAAATTGATCCGTTGGTAGAATCCTTGGGATTATCCATGTGGAGAGTACAACGCAGAATTACATCACAGATGTCTTTGCATAAAGAAATGGGCCTTACTGTTCCGCAGTTCCACCTGCTGCATATCATTGCACAAGAGAAGCAGGCGAGGGTCATCCAGCTTGCCGAGAAGCTGGAGGTGAAATCGAGCGCGGTTACCGTCATGCTGGACCGTCTGGAGCTGCTGGAGCTTACCGCCCGTGTTCCGGATGAGAATGACCGCCGAGCCGTCAGTGTGACGCTTACCACGAAGGGTGAGGAACTGCTCAAAGAAGCACAATACCGGTCGCTGCTTCTGTTGACCGAACACTTATCGATTTTGAAGCCGGAGGAACTGAAGAATTTTGCCGAATATTACATGCTGCTGGAGAAGCAGGAACGATAA
- a CDS encoding CidA/LrgA family protein, translating into MKKITIGLLQVAGLTAFSMLINTLTPMLHIPIPGSIIGMIILFLLLESGTVRLNWVEVGASWLLAELLLFFIPSAVGVMKYSRLLEADGLQVLAVVLVGTFAVMAGSGLLTGAIYKVKERRDS; encoded by the coding sequence ATGAAAAAAATAACTATAGGCTTGCTGCAGGTTGCCGGACTTACGGCCTTCTCCATGCTTATTAATACCCTAACCCCTATGCTGCATATTCCCATTCCCGGAAGTATCATCGGGATGATCATTTTGTTCCTGCTGCTGGAATCCGGTACGGTCCGCTTGAACTGGGTCGAGGTCGGTGCCTCCTGGCTGCTTGCCGAACTGCTGCTGTTTTTCATTCCCTCCGCTGTGGGAGTGATGAAATATTCAAGACTGCTTGAGGCAGACGGCCTTCAGGTGCTGGCGGTGGTTCTTGTCGGAACCTTTGCCGTCATGGCCGGCTCCGGACTGCTTACCGGCGCAATTTATAAAGTAAAGGAGCGTAGAGACTCATGA
- a CDS encoding LTA synthase family protein, whose protein sequence is MSSLTIRRWLVKPFIFFTIIFILKSFLAWGVIFGDLLSWKSIITEIPFVWALFCLIEAFASKRKLGYYMLVNLLVTAIFFAAIMYFKYYGVIVTYHAAEQVNQVTAVRNSVFSLMDPYYLLIFADIIILGAYFFFNKKGRDYKKENINRRTGTSKFSYSLLFAVSFGLCLFNILPNKASMNEIKKAQEMGLLNYEAYTIFAQDKPELVKASEITQDVINQVKGIDTAAVSPFQGTAKGKNLIIIQLESFQSFLLGLTIDGKEITPNLNSLMKDSLYFPNFYQMVGQGNTSDAEFVVNSSFYIPPQGAATMSYVDKELPSLPRLLQANGYQTATFHTNDVEFWNRGELYSALGWEHYYDHKFFGDEDTFFFGASDEVLYRKTADQLKEMEGDGKPFYAQVISMSAHHPFTIPAEKYQMKLPERYEGTFVGDYVRSQNYADYAFGQFVEELKANGLWDNSLIMVYGDHMGLPIYSLDHDDKELMEEIYGHEYGYADMLNIPLIIHEQGSLAPQTLEQVGGEVDIMPTAASLLGVPMADTIHFGQDITAQTYNLLPQRYYLPTGSFIASSALLIPGNSFEDNTQYTLAAGGKSPAGTEDEYTRALRLRQLSDSYVTQLPDKAPDKE, encoded by the coding sequence GTGTCATCTTTAACAATTAGACGGTGGTTGGTCAAACCATTCATCTTTTTCACGATCATCTTTATCCTCAAAAGTTTCCTGGCCTGGGGCGTTATTTTCGGCGATTTGCTGTCCTGGAAATCTATAATTACTGAAATCCCTTTTGTCTGGGCCCTTTTTTGTCTCATTGAGGCCTTCGCCTCCAAACGGAAGCTCGGGTATTACATGCTGGTGAACCTGCTAGTTACCGCTATCTTTTTTGCAGCCATTATGTATTTCAAATATTATGGTGTCATTGTCACATACCATGCAGCCGAGCAGGTGAATCAGGTCACTGCTGTGCGCAACAGTGTATTTTCATTAATGGACCCGTATTATCTGCTGATTTTTGCCGATATCATTATTCTTGGGGCGTACTTCTTCTTTAATAAAAAAGGCCGAGATTATAAGAAGGAAAACATCAACCGCCGCACCGGAACCTCAAAGTTCTCATACAGCCTGCTGTTTGCAGTGTCATTCGGACTGTGCCTGTTCAACATTCTGCCCAATAAGGCCAGCATGAATGAAATCAAGAAAGCCCAGGAAATGGGTCTCCTCAATTATGAGGCTTATACCATTTTTGCTCAAGACAAACCGGAACTGGTGAAGGCCAGCGAGATTACCCAGGATGTTATTAACCAGGTGAAGGGCATCGACACGGCTGCGGTCTCCCCGTTCCAGGGTACGGCCAAAGGCAAGAACCTGATTATCATCCAGCTGGAGTCGTTCCAGAGCTTTTTGCTGGGGCTTACGATCGACGGCAAGGAAATTACACCGAACCTGAACAGTCTGATGAAAGACAGCCTGTATTTCCCTAACTTCTATCAGATGGTAGGCCAGGGGAATACATCAGATGCTGAATTTGTAGTCAACTCTTCCTTCTATATTCCGCCGCAAGGTGCGGCAACGATGTCTTATGTAGATAAAGAGCTGCCGAGTCTGCCCCGCCTGCTGCAGGCAAACGGTTATCAGACAGCAACCTTCCATACAAATGATGTGGAGTTCTGGAACCGCGGCGAACTATACAGCGCGCTGGGCTGGGAGCATTATTATGACCATAAGTTCTTCGGTGATGAGGATACCTTCTTCTTCGGGGCATCCGATGAAGTGCTCTACCGCAAAACGGCCGATCAGCTCAAAGAAATGGAAGGGGACGGCAAGCCGTTCTACGCTCAAGTGATTTCGATGTCTGCCCATCATCCGTTTACGATTCCTGCAGAGAAATACCAGATGAAGCTGCCGGAGCGTTATGAAGGCACTTTTGTCGGTGACTATGTCCGGTCCCAGAATTATGCTGACTATGCCTTTGGACAATTTGTTGAAGAGCTCAAAGCAAACGGCCTCTGGGACAACAGTCTGATCATGGTATATGGAGACCATATGGGGCTGCCGATTTATTCGCTGGATCATGACGATAAGGAATTAATGGAGGAAATATACGGGCATGAATACGGGTATGCCGACATGCTTAACATTCCGCTCATTATCCATGAACAGGGCAGCCTTGCGCCACAGACACTCGAACAGGTCGGCGGTGAAGTCGATATTATGCCGACAGCAGCCAGCCTGCTGGGTGTACCCATGGCTGACACTATTCATTTTGGCCAGGACATCACCGCCCAGACATACAATCTGCTGCCGCAGCGTTACTACCTGCCAACCGGGTCCTTTATCGCCAGTTCCGCATTGCTCATTCCCGGCAACAGCTTTGAGGACAATACGCAGTACACCCTTGCAGCCGGAGGGAAATCCCCTGCCGGAACCGAAGATGAATACACCCGTGCGCTGAGATTACGCCAGCTGTCGGACAGCTATGTTACGCAGCTGCCGGACAAAGCGCCGGACAAAGAATAA
- a CDS encoding ATP-dependent DNA helicase, translating to MEYAVFSLSVRTLVEYVFSSGSLEPGFRSGAAMAEGTRIHQHIQKQYKEGDRKEVYLKTEIPHEGLLFVIDGRCDGLLTGENGTVTVEEIKSTAELLEPDFAGRDVHWAQALMYAYMICLEQELAGIEVKLTYVRRGGEEQQSLYRNVTREELGAFAADTVAKYAPYAELMVRHGNKKDISIRQLSFPFPAYREGQRHFAAAVYKSVSDGVNLFAQAPTGIGKTMSTLFPALKALGEGKAAGLFYLTAKTVNRLAAQAAIAMLVDQGLHLHAITLTAKDKACFREEGLCSKEFCPYREGYYDRINTALLDMLEHETLMTQEVIASYARKHEICPFEFSLDAAYACDAVICDYNYIYDPRISLKRLPEERKKKTVLLVDEAHNLVDRGREMYSASLSKAPFLALQRQYKSGNKALSTAAKAVNAFFIALRKSCSETGEGEWGNYPEELPPLLEAFALEAEAQLLSPSLPLLAPSGEDGDGDGLLDTYYAVQGMLRTFKIYDERYITYAEVQRGDVYLKLFNLDPSYLLQQMGKSFRSQILFSATLSPLSYYRDMLGAREEDYSLMVPSPFHKEQWQVSVLPVSTRYRDREDSLFPLCDALKGMTARKGNYLVFFPSYAYLQNVYALFTEKYPEVPTLVQSTGMSEPDRESFLASFRPDNPQTLLGFAVLGGIFSEGVDLPGDRLNGVMVVGVGLPQVGLERNLLRAYFQSQGKNGFDYAYVYPGMCKVLQAGGRLIRSESDNGTIILADDRFLQHPYRGLLPEEWRDYLVMT from the coding sequence ATGGAATACGCGGTGTTTTCCCTTTCGGTAAGGACTTTGGTGGAATATGTGTTCAGCAGCGGCAGCCTGGAGCCGGGATTCCGCAGCGGTGCGGCAATGGCAGAGGGGACACGTATTCATCAGCATATCCAAAAGCAATATAAGGAAGGTGACCGCAAGGAGGTCTACCTCAAGACGGAGATTCCTCATGAAGGGCTTCTATTCGTCATCGATGGACGGTGTGACGGCCTGTTAACCGGAGAGAATGGGACCGTTACGGTGGAAGAGATTAAATCTACGGCCGAGCTGCTGGAGCCGGATTTCGCAGGACGGGATGTTCACTGGGCGCAGGCGCTTATGTATGCCTACATGATTTGTCTTGAGCAGGAGCTAGCCGGTATAGAAGTGAAGCTTACCTACGTCCGGCGCGGCGGTGAGGAGCAGCAGAGCCTGTACAGGAATGTTACGCGGGAGGAACTGGGCGCCTTCGCTGCGGATACAGTTGCCAAGTACGCTCCTTATGCAGAGCTGATGGTCCGCCACGGGAACAAGAAGGACATCAGCATCCGGCAGTTGTCGTTTCCTTTTCCCGCTTACCGGGAGGGACAGCGGCATTTCGCTGCTGCAGTTTATAAGTCGGTTTCGGACGGCGTCAATCTGTTTGCACAGGCACCGACGGGCATCGGCAAAACCATGTCTACGCTCTTTCCGGCACTGAAAGCGCTGGGGGAAGGCAAAGCTGCCGGGCTGTTCTATCTGACGGCCAAGACGGTGAACCGGCTGGCTGCCCAAGCGGCGATAGCTATGCTGGTCGATCAGGGACTGCATCTGCATGCCATTACACTTACAGCCAAGGACAAGGCCTGCTTCCGAGAGGAAGGCCTCTGCAGCAAGGAATTCTGCCCCTATAGAGAAGGTTATTATGACCGGATTAATACGGCGCTGCTGGATATGCTTGAGCATGAGACCCTGATGACACAGGAGGTTATTGCCTCGTATGCCAGGAAGCATGAAATCTGCCCGTTCGAGTTCTCGCTCGATGCCGCCTATGCCTGCGATGCGGTCATTTGTGATTACAACTATATCTATGATCCCAGGATCAGCCTTAAGCGGCTGCCGGAGGAACGGAAGAAGAAAACAGTCCTGCTGGTGGATGAAGCGCATAATCTGGTAGACCGCGGCCGTGAAATGTATTCGGCAAGCCTGTCCAAGGCGCCGTTTCTTGCGCTGCAGCGGCAGTATAAATCGGGCAATAAAGCCCTCAGCACAGCAGCCAAAGCAGTCAATGCCTTCTTTATTGCTTTGCGCAAAAGCTGCAGTGAAACAGGCGAGGGGGAATGGGGCAATTATCCGGAGGAGCTTCCCCCCTTACTGGAGGCCTTTGCCCTCGAAGCGGAGGCTCAGCTGCTGTCCCCCTCTCTGCCGCTTCTTGCACCATCCGGGGAAGACGGGGACGGAGACGGGCTGCTGGATACGTATTATGCGGTACAGGGCATGCTGCGTACTTTTAAAATCTACGATGAGCGGTATATTACCTATGCCGAGGTTCAGCGCGGGGATGTCTATCTGAAGCTGTTCAATCTGGATCCTTCCTACCTGCTGCAGCAAATGGGCAAAAGCTTCCGCAGCCAGATTCTGTTCTCGGCAACGCTGTCCCCCCTCTCGTATTACAGGGACATGCTGGGGGCGCGGGAGGAGGATTACAGCCTGATGGTTCCTTCGCCTTTTCATAAGGAACAATGGCAGGTATCCGTGCTTCCGGTATCCACGCGATACCGAGACCGGGAGGATTCCCTGTTCCCGCTCTGTGATGCGCTGAAGGGAATGACAGCCCGTAAAGGCAACTATCTTGTGTTTTTCCCTTCCTATGCTTATCTGCAGAATGTATATGCGCTGTTTACTGAGAAATATCCGGAGGTCCCCACGCTTGTGCAAAGCACCGGTATGAGCGAACCGGACAGGGAGAGCTTTCTCGCCTCCTTCCGCCCGGATAATCCGCAGACCCTGCTTGGCTTCGCCGTGCTGGGCGGGATTTTCTCGGAGGGGGTTGATTTGCCGGGCGACCGCCTGAACGGTGTAATGGTCGTGGGCGTCGGTTTGCCGCAGGTAGGGCTTGAGCGTAATCTGCTGCGCGCTTATTTCCAATCCCAGGGTAAGAACGGCTTCGATTATGCCTATGTCTACCCGGGCATGTGCAAGGTGCTGCAGGCGGGGGGCCGGCTGATCCGCAGCGAGAGCGACAACGGAACGATTATACTGGCGGATGACCGTTTCCTCCAGCATCCTTACCGGGGTCTGCTTCCTGAGGAATGGCGGGACTACCTTGTCATGACGTAA
- a CDS encoding Gfo/Idh/MocA family protein — protein MTLNIGIVGTGWFSKVHADLLAGMEDVSLKAVCGSSQAKGEDMARPYGAEGYGEITDMLDAQKLDAVYICVPPQSHGAIERALIRREIPFFIEKPLGSSTEIPASLLQDIKEHNLLTSVGYHFRYQENIQRLKAALEGDKVGMIVGQWMGDMPGVAWWRNQEQSGGQFTEQTTHIVDLLRYLAGEVTEVYGLFGNRIMHERHEGVTVSDVGTVSLKLASGIIANISNTCVLPGGVGHCGISFYNDNGLLDWNPERLLETRSGDSKEYVSTGNPYLTESEAFLHAVRTGDRSRILSDYEDGYKTLKVTCAAFDSAESGLPVKL, from the coding sequence ATGACACTTAATATCGGAATCGTAGGCACCGGCTGGTTCTCCAAAGTACATGCGGATTTGCTGGCGGGAATGGAGGATGTGTCGCTCAAAGCCGTATGCGGCAGCAGCCAGGCCAAGGGCGAAGACATGGCCCGGCCTTACGGGGCTGAAGGCTATGGGGAAATTACGGACATGCTGGATGCCCAGAAGCTGGACGCGGTCTATATTTGTGTGCCTCCGCAATCACACGGGGCCATAGAGCGGGCGCTGATTAGACGGGAGATTCCATTCTTCATCGAGAAGCCGCTGGGCTCGAGCACGGAAATTCCGGCCAGCCTCCTGCAGGATATCAAGGAGCATAATCTGCTGACCTCGGTGGGCTATCACTTCCGCTATCAGGAGAATATCCAGCGGCTGAAGGCGGCGCTGGAAGGCGATAAGGTGGGCATGATCGTCGGACAATGGATGGGCGATATGCCGGGCGTAGCCTGGTGGCGCAATCAGGAGCAGTCCGGCGGACAATTTACGGAACAGACCACTCATATCGTGGACCTGCTGCGGTATCTGGCCGGTGAAGTAACGGAGGTCTACGGGCTGTTCGGCAACCGGATCATGCATGAGCGGCATGAAGGGGTGACCGTGTCGGATGTCGGCACCGTATCGCTGAAGCTGGCAAGCGGTATTATCGCGAACATCTCCAATACCTGCGTGCTGCCGGGCGGGGTGGGCCACTGCGGCATCAGCTTCTATAATGACAACGGGCTGCTGGACTGGAATCCAGAGCGTCTGCTGGAAACGCGCAGCGGCGACAGCAAAGAATATGTGAGCACAGGGAATCCCTACCTGACGGAGAGCGAAGCATTCTTGCATGCAGTACGGACCGGAGACCGTTCGCGTATTCTGAGTGATTATGAGGACGGCTATAAGACGCTGAAAGTGACCTGCGCAGCTTTTGATTCAGCAGAGAGCGGCCTGCCGGTTAAGCTGTAG
- the cidR gene encoding cidABC operon transcriptional activator CidR, producing MEIRQLQYFVQAARLNSFSRAAESLFITQPTISKMIRNLEEELGADLFYREGKSIRLTDAGEILLAKAQNIVESFVSLSSELDGLRNLQRGHIRIGLPPMVGASFFPAVIGEFHRRYPDVTIRLHEDGAKKVEDDVETGLLDIGAIVLPVNTAKFHCFTFVEEKLELLVPVGHRLAGADFVALKELEAEEFVLFREDFALHDRIITECVKAGFQPKVVYESSQWDLISRMVAAGMGIALLPETICRDMDRTRIAVIPLTEPVIPWQLGMIWRRDRYLSFAAKEWIAFAMRVLGERYLPPEQAGKNE from the coding sequence ATGGAAATCAGACAGCTGCAGTATTTTGTGCAGGCGGCAAGGCTGAACAGCTTCTCCAGAGCGGCGGAATCCCTGTTTATTACCCAGCCGACGATCAGCAAAATGATCCGCAATCTGGAGGAAGAGCTTGGGGCAGACCTTTTTTACCGTGAAGGCAAAAGCATAAGATTAACCGATGCGGGTGAAATCCTGCTGGCAAAAGCGCAAAATATTGTAGAGTCCTTCGTCAGCCTCTCTTCCGAGCTGGACGGTCTGCGCAATCTGCAGCGCGGCCATATCCGTATCGGTCTGCCGCCCATGGTGGGGGCAAGCTTTTTCCCTGCGGTCATCGGGGAGTTCCACCGGCGTTATCCGGACGTGACCATCCGCCTGCATGAAGACGGAGCCAAAAAAGTAGAAGATGACGTGGAGACGGGCCTGCTGGATATCGGGGCCATTGTGCTTCCTGTAAATACGGCTAAATTTCACTGCTTTACTTTTGTGGAAGAGAAGCTGGAGCTTCTGGTGCCGGTAGGGCACCGTCTGGCGGGTGCGGACTTTGTTGCCCTGAAGGAGCTGGAGGCGGAGGAGTTTGTGCTGTTCCGCGAGGATTTTGCCCTGCATGACCGGATTATTACGGAATGCGTGAAGGCTGGTTTTCAGCCGAAGGTCGTATACGAGAGCTCGCAATGGGACTTAATCAGCCGGATGGTGGCAGCCGGGATGGGTATCGCCTTGCTGCCGGAGACAATCTGCCGGGATATGGACCGTACACGGATTGCGGTTATTCCGTTGACAGAGCCGGTCATTCCCTGGCAGCTTGGCATGATCTGGCGCAGAGACCGCTATTTGTCCTTCGCAGCGAAGGAATGGATTGCTTTTGCCATGCGCGTGCTTGGGGAGCGTTATCTTCCCCCGGAACAAGCGGGAAAAAATGAATAA
- a CDS encoding methyl-accepting chemotaxis protein codes for MKLATKLTWMMLIVLLLVGSSIGFFGYRAAYNQLDEAAGIELVGCANITTGLVDPVDIAALAAGDNSKLSAIEDRIGWINAHKPIFKEAFILSLDGKVLAADANFKKRGYKAGDSFYFSQKDKDMITTMKHSAYSEVYTYQGTSLKTGYGPIYQDHDPTKPIIALMAINFDGSLIQERTQDIIVQPFIIGISILAVAILAAYLFIRRLVSPLTKLSSSVNTVAKGDLSHDPLLFDSKDEIGTLARDFNEMTTSLRTLITQVNDTSMLVASSSQELSASAQETNRAGEHSVNVTLELADGAHTQLRNLEGSYRSVQEMSRFITEIANNADSAMNTAASNALKARTGRESMDSTTSQMQVVSDSITDLSEIIESLGSHSKEIENIVGTIAGIAEETNLLSLNAAIEAARAGEEGRGFAVVAGSVRKLAERSAQSAGQIGQLVSLIVTQMDKAGETMKRSTGEMVEGREMIMAAGQSFSEIEHSVSDMSSQSRQISETVRELALISEGLVEAIQSIVAVSNQTAEGAETLSASSQEQLAAMQEVESSAAFLSSLAEKLQVLVENFKI; via the coding sequence ATGAAATTGGCAACAAAATTAACTTGGATGATGCTCATTGTATTACTTCTTGTCGGATCATCCATCGGGTTCTTCGGATACCGCGCTGCGTACAATCAATTAGATGAAGCCGCGGGTATTGAATTGGTAGGCTGCGCCAATATCACAACCGGCCTCGTTGACCCCGTTGACATAGCGGCTCTTGCCGCAGGAGACAACAGTAAACTTTCCGCCATCGAGGATCGTATTGGCTGGATTAATGCGCATAAACCGATTTTCAAGGAAGCATTCATCCTCTCCCTGGACGGCAAAGTTCTTGCCGCAGATGCTAATTTCAAAAAGAGGGGATATAAAGCAGGAGACTCCTTTTATTTTTCACAAAAAGATAAAGATATGATTACTACCATGAAGCATTCCGCATACTCCGAAGTTTATACATATCAAGGTACCTCTCTTAAAACCGGTTACGGCCCCATCTATCAGGATCACGACCCAACCAAACCTATCATTGCACTCATGGCTATCAATTTCGACGGTTCCCTGATTCAGGAACGGACACAGGATATCATTGTTCAGCCCTTCATTATCGGTATATCTATTCTGGCCGTAGCGATCCTTGCAGCATACCTGTTCATCCGCCGCCTGGTAAGTCCGCTGACTAAGCTCTCCAGTTCCGTAAACACCGTAGCTAAGGGTGATCTTTCCCATGATCCGCTCCTGTTTGACAGCAAGGACGAAATTGGCACACTGGCCCGTGATTTCAATGAGATGACGACGAGCCTGCGCACTCTTATCACTCAGGTCAATGATACTTCCATGCTGGTGGCCTCTTCCTCACAGGAGCTGTCCGCCAGTGCACAGGAGACGAACCGCGCCGGTGAACACAGCGTCAATGTAACCCTCGAATTAGCCGACGGGGCTCATACCCAGCTGCGAAATTTGGAGGGAAGCTACCGGTCGGTTCAGGAGATGTCCCGGTTCATCACTGAGATCGCCAATAATGCCGACAGCGCAATGAATACGGCTGCCAGCAATGCCCTTAAGGCCCGTACAGGCCGGGAATCTATGGATTCCACCACCTCTCAGATGCAGGTTGTTAGCGACAGCATTACTGACCTGTCTGAAATCATCGAATCCCTCGGCAGTCACTCCAAGGAGATCGAGAACATTGTGGGCACGATCGCCGGCATTGCGGAAGAGACGAATCTATTGTCTCTGAACGCAGCCATCGAAGCTGCCCGTGCCGGAGAAGAAGGCCGCGGCTTCGCCGTAGTTGCCGGATCAGTACGCAAGCTGGCAGAACGCTCCGCCCAATCCGCCGGCCAGATCGGCCAATTGGTCAGCCTGATTGTCACCCAAATGGACAAGGCCGGAGAGACGATGAAACGGTCTACCGGTGAAATGGTGGAAGGCCGAGAAATGATTATGGCCGCCGGACAGTCATTCTCCGAGATTGAACACTCCGTATCGGATATGTCCTCGCAGAGCCGGCAGATCTCGGAAACCGTACGCGAGCTGGCGCTGATCTCCGAGGGACTCGTAGAAGCGATCCAGAGCATTGTGGCCGTCTCCAACCAGACCGCCGAGGGTGCAGAGACATTGTCCGCCTCCTCGCAGGAACAGCTTGCCGCGATGCAGGAAGTGGAATCCTCCGCAGCCTTTCTCTCTTCGCTTGCGGAGAAGCTGCAGGTACTTGTCGAGAACTTTAAAATTTAG